Genomic segment of Variovorax sp. OAS795:
GAAGCCTTCGGCGACCAGCACCACGCCCACCACCACCAGGAAGGCCAGCGCGAGCATCTTGATGGTCGGATGGTTCGAGACGAAGCGCCCGATCGGTCCGGCGAACAGCATCATGAGAAAGACCGACACGATCACCGCGGCGATCATGACGCGCACGTCGTCCACCATGCCCACGGCCGTGATGATCGAGTCCAGCGAGAACACCAGGTCGATCACCATGATCTGCAGGATGACGGAGGCGAAGGTGGCCGTGACCGGATTGGCCTTCTGCTCGTGCCCGCCTTCCAGCGACTGGTGGACCTCGCTCGTGCTCTTCCAGATCAGGAACAGCCCGCCCAGGATGAGGATCAGGTCCCGGCCCGAGATGTCCTTGCCCAGCACCGAGAAGAGCGGAGACACCAGGCCGACGATCCAGGCGAGCACCAGCAGCAGACCGATGCGCATGAACATGGCCATGAACAGGCCGACGCGGCGCGCGAGTTCGCGCCTGGCGGGCGGCAGCTTGTCGACCAGGATCGAGATGAAGATGATGTTGTCGATGCCCAGCACGAGCTCGAGCGCAGTGAGCGTTGCAAAGGCGATCCAGACCTGGGGGTCCGTCAGGAGTTCAAGCATCGATTTCCTTTTCAGTGCGTTGGGCGTACGCCAACAGTCTAGGGCAGCGGGGCGGGCGGCAAGAGCGCTTTCGCGAACGATTCCGCCAGGCAATCGACGAACACCCGGATGCGCGAGGAGAGCTGGTGCCGCTGCGCATACACGGCATGGATGTCGGCATTGGGCGTGCGGTACTGCGGCAGCACCTGGACCAGCCGGCCGCTCGCGAGATAGCGCGCGACGTCCCACTCCGCGCGCATCACGATGCCGTGCCCGTCGAGCGCCCAGCGCACCGCGATCTCTCCGTCGTTGGTGGTCAGCGCGCCGCGCACCTTGATGCTCTCGGTGTGTTCGCGGCGGCCCTTTCCGCTCGACAGCCGCCAGACGCCGTAGGCATCGTTGCCCTGGCGGATCCCGATGCAGTCGTGGCGCGCCAGGTCGCTCGGCACCACCGGCATGCCGCGCTGGGCCAGGTACCTGGGCGAGGCGCACAGCAGCCGCCGGTTGGGCGCCAGGCGCCTGGCGATCACCCGCGCATCCGGCGGTTCTCCGAAGCGCACGCAGACGTCGAAGGCATCGTCGGTGAGCGGCGGCGGATCGGCCGAGAGCTGCAGCTGCACCTCCACGTCGGGGCACAGGCGGCTGTAGCGCGAGATCACGGGCGCCACGTGCATCCGGCCGAACCCCAGCGTGGCATTCACGCGCAGCAGGCCCTTCGGCGAGCCCCTGCCCTTGGCCAGCAGCTGGTCGAGGTCGTCGAGCTCGCCGAGGATGCGGCGCGCATGTTCGAGGAACACCTCGCCCTCCGGCGTGAGGCTCATGCGGCGCGTGGTGCGGTTGACCAGCGTCGTGCGCAGCCGCTGCTCCATCTGGGACAGCCGCTTGCTCACGGCCGGCGTGGACACGCCCAGGTTGCGGGCCGCGGCGCTCAGGCTGCCGCCGGTCGCAATCTGCACGAAGAAGCCCAGTTCGGAGGGCTGGATGCCTGGGTTCATGGTCGCTTGATTGTTGACTTGCAGTTAAGGATGGATTCACTTTAACTGCGCGGCGCCCTCGGGTGCAACCGACAGAATCGGCCTCATCGAACCAAGGACCCAACCCCCATGAAGACGTACAAGATCGCAACCATTCCCGGCGACGGCATCGGCAAGGAAGTGGTGCCCGCCGGCCGGCAGGTGCTCGAAGCGCTGGCCCAGGCCGAACGCAGTTTCAGCTTCGAGTTCGAGAACTTCGACTGGGGCGGCGACTACTTTCGCGCGCACGGCGTGATGATGCCCGCAGGCGGCCTCGATGCGCTGCGCGACAAGGACGCGATCCTGTTCGGCTCGGCGGGCGATCCGCACATTCCCGACCACATCACGCTCTGGGGCTTGCGCCTCAAGATCTGCCAGGGCTTCGACCAGTACGCCAACGTGCGTCCGACGCGCATCCTGCCCGGCATCGACGGGCCGCTGAAGCGCTGCGGGCCGGACGACCTGAACTGGGTGATCGTGCGCGAGAACTCCGAAGGCGAGTACGCCGGTGTCGGCGGCCGCGTGCACCAGGGCCACCCGATCGAAGCCGCCACCGACGTCTCGATGATGACGCGCGCCGGCGTGGAACGCATCATGCGCTTCGCCTTCCGCCTCGCACAGTCGCGCCCCCGCAAGCTCCTGACCGTCATCACCAAGAGCAATGCGCAGCGCCACGCCATGGTGATGTGGGACGAG
This window contains:
- a CDS encoding TerC family protein, which codes for MLELLTDPQVWIAFATLTALELVLGIDNIIFISILVDKLPPARRELARRVGLFMAMFMRIGLLLVLAWIVGLVSPLFSVLGKDISGRDLILILGGLFLIWKSTSEVHQSLEGGHEQKANPVTATFASVILQIMVIDLVFSLDSIITAVGMVDDVRVMIAAVIVSVFLMMLFAGPIGRFVSNHPTIKMLALAFLVVVGVVLVAEGFGHHVPKGYVYFAMAFSLGVEMLNIRLRKKSTKAVELRPPHIPGD
- a CDS encoding tartrate dehydrogenase is translated as MKTYKIATIPGDGIGKEVVPAGRQVLEALAQAERSFSFEFENFDWGGDYFRAHGVMMPAGGLDALRDKDAILFGSAGDPHIPDHITLWGLRLKICQGFDQYANVRPTRILPGIDGPLKRCGPDDLNWVIVRENSEGEYAGVGGRVHQGHPIEAATDVSMMTRAGVERIMRFAFRLAQSRPRKLLTVITKSNAQRHAMVMWDEIALQISKEFPDVTWDKELVDASTARMINKPASLDTIVATNLHADILSDLAAALAGSLGIAPTGNIDPERRYPSMFEPIHGSAFDIMGQGLANPVGTFWSVVMMLEHLGESEAAQRVMKAVEAVTADPALHTRDLGGTATTAQVTQAVCAQLA
- a CDS encoding LysR family transcriptional regulator translates to MNPGIQPSELGFFVQIATGGSLSAAARNLGVSTPAVSKRLSQMEQRLRTTLVNRTTRRMSLTPEGEVFLEHARRILGELDDLDQLLAKGRGSPKGLLRVNATLGFGRMHVAPVISRYSRLCPDVEVQLQLSADPPPLTDDAFDVCVRFGEPPDARVIARRLAPNRRLLCASPRYLAQRGMPVVPSDLARHDCIGIRQGNDAYGVWRLSSGKGRREHTESIKVRGALTTNDGEIAVRWALDGHGIVMRAEWDVARYLASGRLVQVLPQYRTPNADIHAVYAQRHQLSSRIRVFVDCLAESFAKALLPPAPLP